Part of the Neisseria leonii genome is shown below.
CGGCGCGGTCTTGGTGCAGCATACAGGCCGCTTCGTCGCCGTTGATGGCGGTTTGGCGGCGCAAAAGGGCGGTCAGCGGGTGGCGGGCGGCGGAATAGAGGCCGCCCAGGCGCAAAATGTCGATGTGCGGCACGGCGGCGTTCAGCAGCGCGTTTTCGGCGGCAGCGGTTTGCTGTGCCGATTCACTTTCGGGCATCAGGGGGCTGTCTTCGTCGCAGTCGCGTGCCGCCGAACCGTAGACGCCGATGCTGCTGCCGTAAACCAGATGGTGTACGCCTGCGGCATCGGCCGCATCGGCCACGCGCCGCATCAAACCCGCATAGTCGGTAACCGACGAGGGCGGCAGCAGGCACACCCAGGTGGTGCAGTCGTGCCAGCCGGCCAGCACGGCATCAAGGGCGGCGGCATCGTTCAAATCGGCGGCCGTCAGGCAGACGGGCAGGTTGATGTCGTCCGAAGTCAGGCGGCGTTTGACGGCTTTGATGTTGCAGCCGCTTTCGTAGAGTTTTTCGCCGAGTGCCCGGCCGAGATAGCCAAATCCGAGTATGGCGGTGCGTTCGGGAAGGGACATGGGTTCTGTTCCTCGGTGGCGGCAGGCCGTCTGAATCAGAGAACGGCCTGCGGATAGGAGCCGATGACTTTGACAAAGACATTGCGTGCGGCAAATTGTGCCAGCACATCGCGAATGGCGGTTTCGTCCCGATGGCCTTCGATGTCGATAAAAAACACGTATTCCCACAGCCCTGTCCGGCTGGGGCGGCTCTCGAATTTGCTCATCTGGATACCGGCTTGGCCGAAGGGCATAATCAGATCGCCCGCCGCGCCGGCACGGTTGGGCGTGGAGAAAACCAGCGAGGTTTTGTCGCAGCCGGTGGGCGTGGTGCTTTGGTGGCCGAGTACCAGAAAACGGGTGGTATTGTTCGGTTCGTCTTCGATATTGCGGGCGACGGGGTTCAGGCCGTAGATTTCGGCGGCGGTAATGCCCGCCACGGCCAGCGCGCTGTTGTCGGCAGCAGCCAGCCGTGCCGCTTCGCCGTTGCTGGATACGGGGATGCGTTCGACCGAGTCGGGCAGGTGTTTGTTGAGCCAGTCGCGGCATTGTGCCAATGCCTGTGCGTGGGCATAAACGGTGCGCACACCGTCCAAGCCCGCACTTTGGCGCAGCAGTTGGTGGTGGATGCGCAGGACGACTTCGCCGCAGGCTTGCAGCGGCGAGGAAACCAGCAGATCCAGTGTGCGGCCGACCGAGCCTTCGGTGGAGTTTTCTACCGGCACCACGGCATAATCGGCCTGCCGTGATTCCACCAGTCTCAGACAGTCGTCCACCGTGGCGCAG
Proteins encoded:
- the pheA gene encoding prephenate dehydratase is translated as MSADDPLLPHRNAIDEIDARILELFNRRAGHARAIGELKGTGVVYRPEREAQVLRRIKSLNRGPLSDEQAARLFREIMSECLAVERPLTIAYLGPAGTFTQQAAVKHFGHAADTVACATVDDCLRLVESRQADYAVVPVENSTEGSVGRTLDLLVSSPLQACGEVVLRIHHQLLRQSAGLDGVRTVYAHAQALAQCRDWLNKHLPDSVERIPVSSNGEAARLAAADNSALAVAGITAAEIYGLNPVARNIEDEPNNTTRFLVLGHQSTTPTGCDKTSLVFSTPNRAGAAGDLIMPFGQAGIQMSKFESRPSRTGLWEYVFFIDIEGHRDETAIRDVLAQFAARNVFVKVIGSYPQAVL
- a CDS encoding NAD(P)H-binding protein, which gives rise to MSLPERTAILGFGYLGRALGEKLYESGCNIKAVKRRLTSDDINLPVCLTAADLNDAAALDAVLAGWHDCTTWVCLLPPSSVTDYAGLMRRVADAADAAGVHHLVYGSSIGVYGSAARDCDEDSPLMPESESAQQTAAAENALLNAAVPHIDILRLGGLYSAARHPLTALLRRQTAINGDEAACMLHQDRAVRAITAALSEPCGRRVRNLVETPLRDKRTFYRAEAAKLGLPEPEFYPGGRGRRIGTRYREFAALLHTD